GTCTGGATTTGATTTTGGGTATAAGGGGATCTAATGTTTGTCTTGGAGTCTTTTGACTCCAgttcaaaaatgacatttaaaagtgCTGACAGACTTGACTTTTATAATGTTCAATACACTTTCATTCTATAATTCTACATGTTTTCTTCTGACATCATTTCTTACTTTTTTCCTCTTGTAGGTTGGTCTCTCCTGAGCCTCCTCCCAAAGGCtttcttgtgattggctcaaaatTCCGCTACAGTGGGCGGACCCAAGCCCAGTCTCGCCAGGCCAGTGCTTTGATTGACAGGCCAGCTCCTCAATTTGAACGATCAATTAGTAGGAGGTACCTGCTGTCCCGCAGCATAGATGGAGGTAAGTATTTCCTACTTCAGTTAGCACCTCTATATTAGTTTTGATTAAGCAGcatcaatcccatagactccccatgttaaaatgcccaaattTACAGCagataaaacatgtaaaaaaaacattttggcataattaagggcgtggccacttgagtagTAGGTGGACTGCCACTTCTGCCACTGCCTTCGGgctaggtgggtgtggcttcagcaaccagctcctgcctttttgcccTTTTTCGATGATCCAggagtgacgcgctgccaagatggtgatgtccagcttcaaaaacactcttcagaAAACTAGGGGTGATGTCACGGACACAACGtcaatgtttttatacagtccatGGGGGTGACCATCTAATTGTACAtttctattttgcatttttatttctatttccaATTGCAGTTATATTTAATACAGActtttcattacaaattataaaCATAAAAGTTGGAGTGAAGCACTgaattgaaaaaataaacaataattgcaGAACGTGTCAAGATTTGATTTGTCTCCCTTTTGCTTTGATAGCAGCTGTACTCAAACTCCATGAACTGAAcacagggaagtcgtggcctagtagagggaagtcgtggcctagtggagGCCTAGtggagggaagtcgtggcctagtggagggaagttgtggcctagtggttagagaattggactcacaatcgaagggttgtgagtttgagtctcgggctggcaggaattgtgggtgggaggagtgcatgaacagtgctctctccaccctcaataccatgacttagatgcccttcagcaaggcatcgaacccccaactgctccacccactgctccgagtgtgtgttcacagtgggtgtgggcgccgcagcataaatggctgcccactgctccgggtgtgtgttcacagtgggtgtgtgttcactgctctgtgtgtgtgcacttcggatgggttaaatgcagagcacagattctgagtatgggtcaccatacttggctgaatgtcatgtcactttcactgtcactttcacATTTGAGAATGATTCAAACAATATCTAGTGCTTCAAAGGAAAATAAGAACGTGGAAAAGAAACAGGACAAGAAACTTTTATTTCCTAGATTGCCCTAAATTCTAGATTTGTGGACTTTATTTCATTTAGCATTACTACATTAAAATACTGCTTTATTTCAATAGGATTCCGTCATGAGTTTCCTGTGAGAGTGAAACAGTTCCCCTTTCAAATTTCGCTCATGCTCGAGTTCACCCAAATTCACTGTTCTTCATGCATTGCTACACTATTGTCAGCGGACACTGGATCTTTTTTTGCctgtgaaatttttatttttatttttggaccccactgtatatATGTAAGGTCATCTACTTGAGACTCTCCTTTTAGATTTGAAGTGGACAGTGAAGGAATAGGCTACTACACCTGAGATGTCCACCCTGATTGGGTTTCTTACCCTAcatgatttgtttttcttctgtttcagAGTCTGCATTAGGGGACACTTTGGACCGACTCTCCCAGCACACCTCCAGTGAGCCTGTGCATAGCCTTCCCAGAGATGAGCTGGACCAGGACTACCTTGAGCCCAGTCTGGATCAGGACCTGGACCAAGATCAAGAACAACCTGAAGACCAGCGACTTGAAAGTGACTCCACTCCATCTAAGACTATGGAGCTCAAGGTTCGGTGCACACAACAGTGTTTAGTACCAGCTTCATTTCGTTATCTAATATGTTACTCAAGTATTCAATGGGAAAGAGGCAGATTTAAGTTCATACCGTCTTTGCGTTATGTGACAATATGTAAATGTTCTTCTGAGCAGATTCGAACAACTAGCTGCAAGAATTCAAATCATTGTTTAACTAACTCTTCCCTTGCAGTCCCTTTTGATTAAAACTGTCTCCCAATCCAAAACCTTTTCCTACCTTTGCTTTTCTTCTCCTCCTCTGACTTgatcttaaatatatttcaatgccTGCCTGTTTTGTTGACATCTCTTCAGAATTTAACTTTCCAACCTCTCTACAAATGTGGCTGTACACTCACCTTCCTCTCCGTTTGCTAATTTCCTCAGTTTAATTCAGATTCTGCACTGTTCTCCCTGCTTCTAACCCTTCACTGCTGTCCTCTAACTATCGCTTCTTTCTTCATCTTCTCGTGGACAGAGGGAGGAGGCAGGCTCTCCTGTAGACTCTAAGACAGAGGTATTTTTAGAGTGATTTATCTATCTGTGTGTCAAATTGTCTGTCTGTCATTGTCTCAATTGCACTCTAAAGCTGCATACACACTGCTAGCATGGCTTTAGATAACCTCGAAAAATAGCAACGTGATTGCTGTGTTGTTAGCCACATGGCAGATCATATAATTTTCCAGCCTTCCAGCCTTCGTGGCTTTTCTTGAGATCCAGATGACACCGTTATTCGATGCTGGATCATATTATAGTTATTTGTTACGTATGTAAAGGAGAACTGTGATGTATAACATGCTTTGATAGGCTTAGTTTTTTGTCCCGCTTAAAATCAGTATGAAATCACTGCTGatactgtatttataaactgctaatacacattcctggtcttattgtgtgcgattcatcagttttttttcatcagtgttatgtcaaaatgtaaaatgtaacttCATCAGTCTCTAAAATTACTTTATCCTTTTTGTCACCCACGCTGTATACTATCACAGAAAATAGCTGTTTAGGCATTGTTTAGGCTATTGTTGTGCAGAATGGAACCTTTCTAAAATCTAAAGAGTAGTTAATGCAATAATGTAATGCATctaacattaatataaaataatataggtTATAGCAGTAAGAATTAGAAACAAATAATGCTTATGTTTACAAATAACTCTTAAAAAGATCAATTCTGGGACAAATTTGCATCCTCTCCACAATCCAATGAATAATCACACACCCTACCGTTTTTCTTGTTGGATATAGTGTTGTGTTCACAGATATACAGAACATAACAGAAGTAAAAACGGGTGTGAttgccatttcatgttgactttaagaaatatattgggtCTTGTTCACTAACTGTAAACACAGGGAAAAAAGGTATTATGCATAATATTAGAAACGGATTAAGTGATTGTACTAAGTactatttattgttttaagtatTAAAACTGCATACAGTGCATGTGTAtagtatactgtatactgtaaaaTGGTTTGTGTTTTAGAATCGAACACTAGAGTTGAAGGTATTTATGCATGCTTGCACCTGTTGTGAATTTGGCTGAATTTTTCGCACTGTCAGCAACAGAGCTGATGTTTTGCCAAACTACTGCCCGATTAGTCTGGTCTTAGCACCATGTTGACTTAAAATACTTGCAGAACAGTCCATGTATTGATTTGTTCTGGAAAGGTTTTGAGGAGATTAAGGATGTCATTGGTGTATAGTTTATCTATGCCCACAGATATGCCAGTCTGCAACTCATAAGACATGTGTGATGAAAAGAAAGCTCAGGAGATTTGTGTCATTGAATTTGATACAGTATGTTTCTCAATGTTTATGTGTCTAAGACAACTCTAAACCTGTGTATCTGAGGCAGTGACACAACCTCTTTCACTCTCTGTACTTCCATGGCTGATATCAAAATTTGTATGAGATTTCCTCTCTCTGTTTGGCTGCCCGCTTTATGAATTCAACCATGCTCTGCCTCTCTGTCTTCACTACCGCACTTTTCCTCTGCCTCCGTTCCTTGGCTTGCACCACCATCCCCCTCCCCCACCACCCCTTTATCCCAGTTGGACCAGGACTTGCCCCTACGTCCTAAACAGGAGGTACTATTTCACATCGCTCAACTGCCTTAGATGTCACTCTCTGTAACTACACGtgttttagtttctctttctttttgtaatttctTTCAAGTGGAAGTAGCACAACACTGAGCTGAGATGGCAGTCCATTTGACATCTGTTACCAACACCAGCATGTTCCATGTTTTATGTGCTGCTTTGTTGTCTTAAATGTTGAAGATGTACTGTAGTGATTCATAAAGAAGTGGGCTCAAATCATTTAGACAGATTTTTGCTATGATCTGTAGGCATTCCGATATTTACTGTACACAGCATGTTAGAGTGTTGACTAAAATTATGTTGCGTCTAAAATAGAGTGTCTAAGTGATAAAACAGATCATTTTATTCACACTTTGTGCACTTCAGTTGCATTTCGTATTGATTTATTGGAGTCTTCTATTATTTCAATGTGCATTTCTAACTGGGAGGCTTATACATCTGTTACAAGAATAGAACATGTGCCTGATGTTTGCATTTGCGTACTTATTATGCACTTACCCCAGTTAGATAAACATTTGTAAACAGCTGTGCTGGTTTCCAGAAAGCCCTCACTTAAGTAATTGCTGAAGGTAAGTGGTTCTACCGATTGACCTGTTTGTTTTATAGCAGTTCCTGGATAAACCAGAGGATGTGTTGCAGAAACATCAAGCCAGCATCAATGAACTGAAAAGAGCGCTGAGAGAGCCCAACAGCAAACTGGTCCACAGAGAGAAACGTCTCTCTGGAGCCTCATTTGGTAGCACTCCGGAGAAAAAATCTGTGAGTAATTGGTACCTGCAAGGGATTGTATGGCGTGgtgactttttaaaaagcaaGATGCTATATAATTAGTGTTATTTTGGTCTGATACTAGTTTAAGATTACTGTTGAGGATTATTCAGATTTATGTCAGTATCGGTCTCGGATTTAGTGTGCCTAATGCTTGATTCGTTATTCATGCACTCTTTTTTATGTAACTAATCTCTCTTTAAGTGGATGCTATTGAACCATTTCATGTCATGCCCCTGGTCAAGTGCTAGCAGCAATTTTGAACTGTAATAGAATTTGGCTGGAGTGGTTCATTTGAACACAGCATGAACGCATTTTCTTTAATTAGTGTTATTAAGACAATGGTATTGATCAATAAAAACAGCAAATGGCATTTTATGTACTTATGTAGACCAATGTCTCCCTTTTGTGTTTAACTTCAAAACATCCATCcaacattttacataaaatgtaacttgattacattattttttccTCCTCAGATCAATGAATTTTTATCTTGCATcataagattttctttttattattcattttgcaaATATTTGCGCTATACAAATTACAGAAGAGGGTGTTGTTGGCATTGACAGGCCATTGAAACTGTTCACTCTATTGATATATAGGCCTCAGAGGATTCCGTATTGATTGAGAAGCAAGAAGGTTGTCAAAGAAACCTGCCCCTCACTAAAAACGATGAAAAGAGCAGGAGTCCTAGGGTAGCTTCATTAGCCACTGGATTCGACAAAGAGACAGAAGGCGAAACGAGAGAGAAAACCATCGCCACACACAGTGACATAAGAATAAAACAAAGTGTAGCAAAAAGGAACTCAACAGAAACCATCCTATCACCAGAGAAGCCCCTGAGAAATCGCGCTAAAAGCCCTGGTTTAAGGTACAACCATTTCCAGGGTGCCAGTTCTTTGGAGGAGAAACCATTTGATAATGGGCACCCTCGGGACAGATCCTTGTCAGAGAATGTCATTCATACAAATGGATGCAATGAATATGAAACAGAGAGAATTTGGTGCAATAAAAAGTACATGGGAGTAACCAATAGAGAAGACAACACCACAAATCAAGACTTGCCAAGGTATGTAGTGAGAAGCTTCAGAGAGGCTTCTCCCAATGCAGCCATAGATAAATATATGAGAGATCAATATAATGAAAACCGGTGTGGTATATATATGAGAGATCAATATAATGAAAACCGGTGGGAGAGACAATCCTGTGAAACAGAAGCAAAATACACCAGAGCTACCTTACAGAAGCAAACATCTAATCCGGATTCCAAGAGTAAAAGCTCAATAATCCAGAGACATGATTCTACTGCAAGCGACTCATCACAGTCTGAGGTGAAACGAATTGTTCCACTGAAGCCTGAGAGGTCAAAGAAGTTGAAAGGCAGTAAAGGAGCCAAGCTGCAAGGACAACCAAATGAAAAAAGCATTTCAGGATCATTTGATCAAAGTGAAGATACCAAGTCTAAGGTAGAGCAAGTTGGGTTTGAGAATGCCCTGGACAGCTTGTCACAGCTCAAAAACTCTGCAGTTGTAGAAGGCACTGGAACTTTTGCCAAGCACGACTGGGCAAGTAATTGTCACAATAGGGAAGTCCGAGAATATAGCCGTCAGTCTCTTCAAGACAGGCCCCAATTAAGGGATCTCAAGAACAATGCAGACCACAGACTTAGTATAGAACAAGATCAGTTTCTTTTTGAAGATCCACTGTTTATGTTTGACTTTCCAACCAATTCAGCATTTCCAGCTTTTGACCAGATTCCCCCTTTATACCCACCTGTAAAATCCCAGTGGGCAAGAGATACACGTACCAAACCGATCACCAAAAGTGATTCTGGCAACAGTCTTCACAAGAGCTCCACAATGGAATCTTCCAAGAGGAAACCAGTGGTAACAACTGCTTGATAATCTGCTTGTCACTCACAGGAACTAAGGCATCGCATGAAACGGCACTTCCATATCTATAGTTTTGCACATGCACATAATGCACATGCCAGTATACATTACCAACCTGTTTCTGAGGAGAGATGAGTAGAATAGTCAGTTTTTGTGTAATCGTAGCATTGGCTAATAGAAGAATGAGGTACTGTATCCGCTGTCTGATTGGTTGAGAACGTGCCACTTCCTTTTCCTCTCCTTCCTCTGCACAGCTCAACATTTGCTTGCGCATTTGAGAAACACTTAGGATCCTCCACATAATCTCCATTGCTTAATCTCCAGGCTTCCGTTCCACTAACTTTTCACCTGATGTGCGGTCTTTCCTTCCAACATTCTTTCTCTGATTCCCTCTTACCAGGCATGAAGGGAATGGTTGTTGCAAGGAATCAAAGGCCTGTGCACCATATTGTAATGCTAAAATGCCATTTTTGCAAACAAAAGGGCTTCGGCAAGACTTTCAAAAATGGCCATTTTGTTGTTTACAAGGAGGGTTCTGAAAGTTGATTTAACAAGGAACGGTTTTATCTGTCATTTAGAAGATAATATGCCCAGCTTCATGATTAAGGATTTTGAATTTGCTCTTTGATtcggctaaaaaaaaaaaaaataacttggtcaataatttattttgcaacaAACTGCAGGGAACCTTGAGGGCTTTCTCTTTTTTATGTTAAAGCCCACTGAGCTGCAATTTCAGTATATAGCAGTTGTTTTCAAAGTCAATGCTTCCTTATTTCACTCAACATTGAgacttgaaagaaataaaaagaaataaaaaataaaaaactgacaaAATCTATTGTCAACAGACCGATTTTGGACCAGAAGAGCCTGATGAATAACCATGCaaaatgatgtttaaaatagaTATAATGTTCTGATTGATTAAAAGTTTGCACTTAGTGCAAAATTGCACCAGCTGCcataatatatttaaacttttaattgtTGTGGTGCAATATGTTGTACGCTCTAGTTTAAACTGTTTAAGACTTGCTGTCTATACATTTGTATCTGTGTCAGTGTATCCGGTCAGTTATATAAATGTCTGGTTTTTGGTTCAGAGCCTAGTCTGGGCTCCTTCCCTGTTATCTCAAATTTCAGTGCACTAACTTTGCATTGCTCTTCCTATTATTTCATCTCATATTCCAGGAGTCCCTTCCCACTCCAGCAATTCATGCGGAGCCTCAGGAGGAAGCCCAGGTGCCTCATTTTTTCCACTCATCTTAGCTACCGCTGCCTTCTTGCTAATCCAAATGCTTTGACTTTCACATTTTGATACACATAAGCACTAGAATGTGTCTTCTGTCTTCTGCTCTCATATTCACAGCATGAATTAATTGCATGATCAAAACCATCCTACTCAACAGTCCTACACAGAAATGCCATCGAATGCATCCACCACATGCATTGATTCCTTGGCACTGCTTAAGAAGTAATAGACTTGCCACACTTAGCATAAATTTAAAGGAACACTACACTTTTTTtcaaaataggctcattttccaactcccgtAAACAGTTAAGTTTCACccttttgaatccattcagctgatctccggTGGTAGCACAAataattgaatctgattagaccgttagcatctcgctcaaaaatgagcaaagagtttctatatttttcctatttaaaacttgactcctCTGTAGTTACATCGTACTGTAGTTACATCGTACTTGTATACAAGactgacggaaaatgaaaagttgtgattttctaggctgatatagTTAGGAACTATACTCTTTTTCCGGcttaataatcaaggaactttaaTTCCATATTATGGGTGCGTGCAGGCGCAATGATGTTACGCaacacctgaaaatagtccccagcaactctgctattgcGCCAACTATACAAACTAGCTGGagactattttcaggcactgagtaatatcactgcgcctgctgcaactctaggggagttggaaaattagcctattttttttttaaagtggagtgTACCTTAAACATGAAGTTATAACAATGTCTAGAAACTCTGAAATTGCTGTGGAGGAATAAACGTATAGATTTGCAGTACTCTACCCTAGGGTGAAAATGTTATATCAGTATATTATTGTCTCAGTTGTTCCTCAGAAACATGTAACACTTCTGACATTTCAGTTAGTCTTTTTTGAACTAACTCCTGCATCCCTACTAGACTCTTTAACCATCAGTCACCACAATGTTGTCTCATTCTTGTCTTGTGAAGATGATGTAACATCCATTACACTGCCTTGTTTTACCTGTTTGTCAATCAACATTTGCTCTTGTAGCATAGCTGGTTCCTTGCACCAAGACCTATTTTTCTGCTTCTTCAGAGAGATCTCTGGGAGAGGCACTTGGGATCGTTGTCGGAAGATGATCCTGATCCTGACACTCTGTACCTGAAGGAGACCCACCTGGGCATTGAGCGCAAATGCTCGAGTATCACTGTTAGCTCAACGTCCAGTCTGGAGGCTGAGGTGGACTTCACTGTGCTCATGGACTTCCAAACGGGTATCGAGGAATTTTCTAGAGGCATGACTGAGCTGGGGGAGAAAGACTTCTCACCTGAGTTTGGCCTCTCTGACCGTACCACCCATCCAGCCTTTATACTGGGAGCAGATCCTATCTACTTTCCAGAGGAGAGACCCGAAGAAGTACAGAGGCCCATAGAGAAACCAAAGCCTGTTGTAGAACACAAGGCACAGGAGGAACGTAAACCGGAGGTAGACAAGTGTCCTACAGTTTCTCTTTCAGCAAAGTGGTTGGCTTGCCCAATCACTGGTCAGAGCAAATGTGTAAATGTGCTGATGGATGCAgtcacatcccatttttttctcaCATTCTACAGGGCATCAGAGCAAAGCATAAAATTACATTGGAAATTGAGTTCATGATTGATGCTAATTCCATTCCATTTGATGCTGCCCTCCATAGTTCAGTCATTCAGTTCAGGTTTGGTTTCTTTGATTTCagaattttgttatgtttttcatTGCttcttattcttttctttttaaccATAACTCAACGTATGCTGCCAAGATCATTTGATTGGCACTGTGTTTCTTAAATCTCATGATTACTTCCAGGTTTGAACTCAATCTGTTTCATTTCTTTCCCAAGCCTTTTGTACCTAAGAAAGCTCCGCGGTCGGTGAAAGCTGCCCAAGCCCTGAGGAAAGACTCTACAGACCAAGCTAATACCCAGTTGATGAGACGGGAGAGCTTGGAGTCACCCCCATTCCATCCTCTCAGCAGAGAGAGCAGTGAAATCATTGCCTCCCAAGCTCTTAGGAAGACCGAGGTCAAGATCGAGACGCAGCCCAATGGCTCTGAGGTCACCACAACCATAATGGAGATTGCAGACCCGGTAAAGACCTTTTAGCTCATCATATGTACTTTACTGGTGATATGTCACTGTACCATAGAGGAACATGGTCTGAAGACTGTAATTATGTCAATTATCATCAATTACATAAGTAAGTGTTATTATGTTCTTTTAATACTTACATGCACCGTGGTGGTTCTCATATAGATTGTAAGTTCTGTGTTTGCTGTCTTAGGACCATGGTATCAGCAGTTTGCGAGAGGCCACATACTCTATGACGGAGAGAATCTCTCCTGTGAGTATTTTCATCTGTTGAGCTTGACTGTCCAAACCTCCTTGTGTCTTTGCTTCTGCTTTGTCATTTTGTCTGTTGCTTTTATTTCCAACTTTAGTTCTAGAGTTTGCTTCAGATGGCTTGCCTTATTTGTGAGGTATAACACTACCTTATAGCTTTCTGGCTTTGACAAGTGTTTATTCATTATATTCTTGAACAGGTGAACCTGGGATCATTAGCTAGAGATGGCTCTCCTCTAATGGTAACCGAGAACGTAACGTCAGCCACTACAACTCATGTTACTAAGGTATCTGAAAAAAAGTATCTCCTGGTAGCATCTTTTTAGAAAAAGTTTTCTTGGAGGattgaaaatgtacatatatgTTTTTTAGACGGTGAAGGGAGGCTACTCGGAGACAAGAATTGAAAAGAGGATCATCATTActggtgatgatgatgttgatCAAGATCAGGTAGGTGCAGAAGGAATTAGGGCTGGCTATTTTGTAAAGCATCTTAGTGAACTATGATTTATGTCAGCTCTAGAAggaataattcaataaataattaatatctttTCACCATTTACTCACATTCAGATAATTCCAAACCCataaactttcatttatttttaggacacaaataaaaatacataaaaaaacccCCAATATATTTTTGTCCATCCTCTGAAAGTGGAATAACCTCTTCCAGTGCTTCCGTGACCAGTTGCATCGCGAGATAGTCTGCTCTTGTGTGAACAGCCATGCAGTGAGATTCTCCTGtgataaaatattttgtgaataaataaCTAATgggttaattcatttaaaaagctaaaagcaaTCACATTGCGTCATCAAATCAggattaaccctctggagtcataTGGATTTCTTGTATGACACTTTTTAGAGCTTGAAATTTTTAAATTACTTACACTAATTGCATAGATGGACAGAAATCTCGGTCACACTTCAGTTTGGTGACCATTATcattaactaactaactaactaactatcaAATACGACCTTTgcatcaataaactcctaatttattGCTTATTAATGGTTAAGGTAGTTGTTATGTTTAGGTATAGGGTAGGAATCATCTAAAATATGGtaatgcagaataagacattgaTATGTGCTTTATACTGATATTCAGCCAATATGCATGTAGAGAACTGTTAAAGGTATACTCACcacaaaattacaattttgtcattaatcacttacctccatgttgttcgcaacctgtaaaagctttgtttgtcttcggaacacaattttagatattttggatggaaaccggtaggcttgagactgtcccatagactgccaagttaataacagtgtcaaggtccagaaaagtatgaaatgcATAGTCAGAATAGTAATATTCtcatcgcttcataacgttacggttgaaccactgctGGCAGATGGACTAtcctgacgatgcttttcataacttttctggaccttgacactgttattaacttggcagtctatgggacagtctcaagcctaccggttttcatccaaaatatctaaaattgtgttccgaagacaaacaaatCGTTTAAGGGTTTGAAACGACCTGGGGGAAAGTGATTAatcacaaaattttcattttggggatgAGTATCCCTTCAATAGACAAttggtcttacaggtttggaatgacattaggcTCTCggtaactgatgacagaattttaatttttaaactcaCCATGAAGTGAAAATTGACAGTTGTTATATTTTATGGAATATTgcagttattgtaattat
This Carassius gibelio isolate Cgi1373 ecotype wild population from Czech Republic chromosome A23, carGib1.2-hapl.c, whole genome shotgun sequence DNA region includes the following protein-coding sequences:
- the LOC127945017 gene encoding band 4.1-like protein 1 isoform X7 — its product is MSEKSSAAKNTADGGYTDHDSKMSDEHRDTDDSSEKTPSRMSRSPQKSSKRPKTAPVKVTLLDGSAYETGVEKLCKGQVLLDMVCEHLNLLEKDYFGLTFSDTESQKNWLDPSKEIKKQIRMGPWHFSFAVKFYPPDPSQLIEDITRYYLCLQLREDILSGRLPCSFVTHALLGSYAVQAELGDYDPEEHGPDYISEFRFAPNQTRELEERVMELHRTYRGMSPAEAEINFLENAKKLSMYGVDLHHAKDSEGIDIMLGVCASGLLIYRDRLRINRFAWPKILKISYKRSNFYIKIRPGEVEKKYEQFESTIGFKLPNHRASKRLWKVCIEHHTFFRLVSPEPPPKGFLVIGSKFRYSGRTQAQSRQASALIDRPAPQFERSISRRYLLSRSIDGESALGDTLDRLSQHTSSEPVHSLPRDELDQDYLEPSLDQDLDQDQEQPEDQRLESDSTPSKTMELKREEAGSPVDSKTELDQDLPLRPKQEQFLDKPEDVLQKHQASINELKRALREPNSKLVHREKRLSGASFGSTPEKKSESLPTPAIHAEPQEEAQRDLWERHLGSLSEDDPDPDTLYLKETHLGIERKCSSITVSSTSSLEAEVDFTVLMDFQTGIEEFSRGMTELGEKDFSPEFGLSDRTTHPAFILGADPIYFPEERPEEVQRPIEKPKPVVEHKAQEERKPEPFVPKKAPRSVKAAQALRKDSTDQANTQLMRRESLESPPFHPLSRESSEIIASQALRKTEVKIETQPNGSEVTTTIMEIADPDHGISSLREATYSMTERISPVNLGSLARDGSPLMVTENVTSATTTHVTKTVKGGYSETRIEKRIIITGDDDVDQDQALAMAIKEAKQQHPDMLVTKAVVVRETESSTQDPHEESKS